In Geminocystis sp. NIES-3709, a single genomic region encodes these proteins:
- a CDS encoding tetratricopeptide repeat protein — protein sequence MYDNLPVVYISILLGLLGIVAIVLLRQIIKTRKVESRFSKLQNKLTNQKGTAQEYYELAGIYLDKKLFVQAVQLLQRGLKADNKIEPENKALMYNALGFAYFSQEQYDIAIKNYKEAIKLYPEYTIALNNLGNVYEKKLLVPQALESYKQTLELDPKNSIALKRVESLEKRLVKN from the coding sequence ATGTACGATAATCTTCCAGTAGTTTATATATCTATTTTACTAGGTCTATTAGGTATTGTAGCGATCGTTTTATTAAGACAAATAATTAAGACTAGAAAGGTAGAATCTCGTTTTTCAAAATTACAAAATAAGCTCACAAATCAAAAAGGAACTGCACAAGAATATTATGAATTAGCTGGTATTTATTTAGATAAAAAACTATTTGTTCAAGCGGTACAATTGTTACAAAGAGGTCTAAAAGCAGACAATAAAATCGAGCCAGAAAATAAGGCTTTAATGTATAATGCTTTGGGTTTTGCCTATTTTTCTCAAGAACAATATGATATTGCAATCAAGAATTATAAGGAAGCAATTAAACTTTATCCTGAATATACGATCGCATTAAATAATTTGGGAAATGTTTATGAGAAAAAATTATTAGTTCCTCAAGCCTTAGAATCTTATAAACAAACTTTAGAATTAGATCCTAAAAATTCGATCGCTCTCAAACGTGTAGAATCTTTAGAAAAAAGATTAGTGAAAAATTAA
- a CDS encoding type IV pilin protein: protein MILNLRRKLLYSLALILKKETKGFTLIELTVVFLFTSTLVAVAIPTFLDQVGKARESETKLIMGTIARQQQVFHVEKKTFASNLNLLDIDFRQQYHVITVPTADQNIVKHQVIAINPTDDVRNYAVGVYFNNGLFDIAVCQSAVVNVPVDVGDTPASNCTNNGVRIQ from the coding sequence ATGATACTCAATCTGCGTCGCAAACTTCTCTACAGTCTAGCACTCATTCTAAAAAAAGAAACAAAAGGTTTTACCTTAATTGAGTTGACGGTGGTTTTTTTATTCACATCTACCCTTGTTGCCGTTGCTATTCCTACTTTTCTCGATCAAGTTGGTAAAGCAAGAGAAAGTGAAACAAAACTGATAATGGGTACGATCGCACGTCAACAACAAGTTTTCCATGTTGAAAAAAAGACATTTGCCTCTAACCTTAATCTTTTAGACATTGATTTTCGTCAACAATATCATGTGATAACTGTTCCCACGGCTGATCAAAATATAGTTAAACATCAAGTAATTGCGATTAATCCCACTGATGACGTTAGAAATTATGCCGTAGGAGTTTATTTTAATAATGGATTGTTTGATATTGCTGTTTGTCAGTCGGCTGTAGTTAATGTTCCAGTTGATGTCGGAGATACACCCGCAAGTAATTGTACTAATAATGGAGTAAGAATTCAGTAA
- a CDS encoding response regulator transcription factor, with product MLSLDLPSIAVRERIHSSSRILLIEDEELIRNMIALNLEEEGYEVVKTSNGREALNILDRQQLQSSEDNIDMVILDLMLPEVNGLDICRLLRYRGNMIPILILSAKAAETDRVLGLEVGADDYLTKPFSMRELVARCRALLRRNSLNNVTTESVRQFKEIVLFSDECRVTVRGEEVNLSPKEFRLLELFMTYPKRVWDREQLIENIWGADFLGDTKTVDVHIRWLREKLEKDPSNPQYLITVRGFGYRFG from the coding sequence ATGTTGTCTCTGGACTTACCCAGTATTGCTGTCCGTGAAAGAATACACTCATCCAGTCGTATTCTGTTGATTGAAGACGAAGAATTGATAAGAAATATGATTGCCTTAAACCTCGAAGAAGAGGGATACGAGGTAGTAAAAACCAGTAATGGTAGAGAAGCCTTAAATATTCTCGATCGTCAACAATTACAAAGCTCTGAGGATAATATTGATATGGTTATTCTCGATCTCATGTTACCTGAAGTTAACGGTTTAGATATTTGTCGCTTACTACGTTATCGTGGTAATATGATTCCTATATTAATTTTAAGTGCGAAAGCCGCCGAAACCGATCGAGTTTTAGGATTAGAAGTTGGTGCTGATGATTATTTAACTAAACCCTTTAGTATGAGGGAATTAGTTGCTCGTTGTCGTGCATTATTACGTCGTAACTCTTTAAATAATGTCACCACAGAATCCGTGCGTCAATTTAAAGAGATTGTCCTATTTTCTGACGAGTGTAGAGTGACGGTAAGAGGAGAAGAAGTTAATCTATCCCCAAAAGAATTTCGTTTATTAGAACTATTTATGACTTATCCTAAAAGGGTATGGGATAGAGAGCAATTAATTGAAAATATTTGGGGTGCTGACTTTTTAGGAGATACAAAAACTGTTGATGTGCATATTCGATGGCTACGGGAAAAACTGGAAAAAGATCCTAGTAATCCTCAGTATTTAATCACTGTGCGTGGATTTGGTTATAGATTTGGTTAG
- a CDS encoding cell wall metabolism sensor histidine kinase WalK, with translation MLYFLCGLSIGLVICLWKYYQINIQLTDILHSLSQFEPVTSLSKIAQVRRNVNLLNNRYYYTQLELDLHRYLINKINLGYLRINEENCLIECNEEAKKLLHIHRWNPEILRLFLELVRSYELDQLIQQTRKIQQNLVIEWQFFPTANYILEEENNLEIENYKPVFLKAYSYPLPAGQVSIFIENKQLIKELSIRRDEAYSDLSHELRTPLTSLSLLAETLLKYTDNKGKIWVQQMSQEINRLIDLVQNWLEISTLEQSPYEMLKFQNLDLKQLIFSAWQSLKILADQEKISLEYKGEEKIIISADINRLTQVFVNLFDNSIKHGSPHSLISVNVEIKYSDFNNQFLEINIIDSGSGFNTNDLPYIFDRLYRGDKSRVRNTRGGSGLGLSIVKQIVEAHQGTIIANNHPETKGAWFKITLPMKIK, from the coding sequence ATGCTATATTTTTTATGTGGTTTAAGTATTGGTTTAGTTATTTGTCTTTGGAAATATTATCAAATTAATATTCAATTAACAGATATTTTACATTCATTATCGCAATTTGAACCTGTCACCTCTTTATCTAAAATAGCTCAAGTAAGACGGAATGTTAATTTACTAAATAATCGCTATTACTACACTCAATTAGAATTAGATCTTCATCGTTATCTAATTAATAAAATTAATCTTGGTTATTTAAGAATAAATGAAGAAAATTGTTTAATAGAGTGTAATGAAGAAGCAAAAAAATTGCTCCATATTCACCGTTGGAATCCTGAAATATTAAGATTATTTTTAGAGTTGGTGCGTTCTTATGAATTAGATCAATTAATTCAACAAACCCGCAAAATTCAACAAAATTTAGTCATAGAATGGCAATTTTTTCCCACTGCAAATTATATTTTAGAAGAAGAAAATAATCTGGAAATAGAAAATTATAAACCTGTTTTTCTTAAAGCCTATAGTTATCCTTTACCTGCTGGACAAGTTAGTATTTTTATTGAAAATAAACAACTAATCAAGGAATTATCTATTAGGAGAGATGAGGCTTACTCTGATTTAAGTCATGAATTGAGAACTCCTTTAACTTCTCTTTCATTGTTAGCAGAAACATTACTAAAATACACTGATAATAAGGGAAAAATTTGGGTACAACAAATGTCTCAAGAAATTAATCGTTTAATAGATTTAGTTCAAAATTGGTTAGAAATTTCGACTTTAGAACAAAGTCCTTATGAGATGCTAAAATTTCAGAATTTAGATTTAAAACAATTAATATTTTCTGCATGGCAATCATTGAAAATATTAGCTGATCAAGAAAAAATATCTTTAGAATATAAAGGAGAAGAAAAGATTATTATTTCTGCGGACATTAATCGTTTAACTCAAGTATTTGTTAACCTATTTGACAATAGTATTAAACATGGTTCTCCTCATAGCTTAATTAGTGTTAATGTAGAAATTAAATACAGTGATTTTAATAATCAATTTTTAGAAATAAATATTATTGATTCTGGTAGTGGTTTCAACACTAATGATTTACCTTATATATTCGATCGACTATATCGAGGAGACAAATCGAGGGTAAGAAATACAAGAGGAGGGAGTGGTTTAGGATTAAGTATTGTCAAGCAAATTGTCGAAGCACATCAAGGCACGATCATAGCGAATAATCATCCCGAAACAAAGGGGGCATGGTTTAAAATTACTTTGCCGATGAAAATTAAATAA
- a CDS encoding NAD(P)/FAD-dependent oxidoreductase: MKLSSKNFDTRLDIVYDAIVVGGGMGGLSAAIYLARYGLKCLVIEKGKGRSLWMQDLRNYLGIDPHAPGRDILNHGTKQAIDWGADHLRGYVEDVTDDGDTFAVKVKIGKKDSVYPVFRSRYLIAASGIIDVLPELEDMQNVYDYAGYTLHVCMICDGFDMWDQKSVLIVGKESQINAAFVLNWFTPYITVLTHGLCTVGDEMKQKLADHGYPLYESTIERFVGEDHKMQGVQLTDGTFIEATTGLINMGSIYHNHYLKGIKGLEWDGENLITNDMTQTTHDRIFALGDLKRGINQVSIAVADGTLAATQIWRNIRRQSPPRKWEENINN, encoded by the coding sequence ATGAAATTATCCAGTAAAAATTTCGATACCCGTCTTGATATAGTTTATGATGCGATCGTAGTAGGTGGAGGTATGGGAGGTTTATCGGCGGCGATTTATCTAGCCCGTTATGGTTTAAAATGTCTAGTTATTGAAAAGGGTAAAGGTCGATCTCTATGGATGCAAGATCTTCGTAATTATTTAGGTATTGATCCTCATGCACCGGGACGAGATATATTAAATCATGGCACAAAACAAGCCATTGATTGGGGAGCTGATCATTTACGAGGTTATGTAGAAGATGTTACCGATGACGGTGATACTTTTGCGGTGAAAGTCAAGATTGGCAAAAAAGATAGTGTTTATCCTGTTTTTCGTAGTAGGTATTTAATCGCCGCTTCAGGTATTATTGATGTCTTACCAGAATTAGAGGATATGCAAAATGTCTATGATTATGCCGGTTATACTCTCCATGTGTGTATGATTTGCGATGGTTTTGATATGTGGGATCAAAAATCAGTATTAATTGTCGGTAAAGAGTCTCAAATTAATGCTGCCTTCGTTTTAAATTGGTTTACTCCTTATATCACTGTTTTAACTCATGGTTTATGTACTGTAGGTGATGAAATGAAGCAAAAATTGGCAGATCATGGTTATCCTTTATATGAAAGCACGATCGAGCGTTTTGTAGGAGAAGATCATAAAATGCAAGGAGTACAATTAACGGATGGTACTTTTATTGAAGCGACTACAGGCTTAATTAACATGGGCTCGATTTATCATAATCACTATTTGAAAGGTATCAAGGGTTTAGAGTGGGATGGTGAAAATCTTATTACTAATGATATGACACAAACTACTCACGATCGAATTTTTGCACTTGGTGATTTAAAAAGAGGAATCAATCAAGTATCGATCGCTGTAGCTGATGGTACTTTAGCCGCCACTCAAATTTGGCGTAATATACGCCGTCAATCACCTCCTAGAAAATGGGAAGAAAATATTAATAATTAA
- a CDS encoding pentapeptide repeat-containing protein has translation MTNLITCDLSQIRNGEIQDLQGINLSGCNLSGANLQKADFSGSQLMGTNFTGAKLQGAILRCNLRGADLTGADLTGADLRGADLRGAILLSAQVENISFAGAFLGGAILTNLDLSDADLRGTDLRGVNLVGACLQKADLSNSNLSGADLSQADMEEANFTGAILEGANLCRGNLLCATIDPNALKHTFKEGTCIEGIFDN, from the coding sequence ATGACGAACTTAATAACCTGTGATTTGTCTCAAATTCGCAACGGTGAGATTCAAGATTTACAAGGCATCAATTTAAGTGGATGCAATCTTTCAGGTGCTAATTTACAAAAAGCTGATTTTTCAGGTAGTCAATTAATGGGTACTAATTTTACTGGTGCAAAGTTACAGGGAGCTATTTTACGTTGTAATTTAAGGGGTGCAGATTTGACAGGTGCAGATTTAACAGGTGCAGATTTACGAGGTGCAGATTTACGAGGTGCTATCTTATTATCGGCACAAGTAGAAAATATTAGCTTTGCTGGTGCTTTCTTAGGGGGTGCAATTCTGACTAATTTAGATTTATCTGATGCTGATTTACGAGGTACTGATTTACGAGGTGTTAATTTAGTGGGAGCTTGTTTACAGAAAGCAGACTTAAGTAATTCTAATTTAAGCGGTGCAGATTTATCTCAAGCTGATATGGAAGAAGCTAATTTCACTGGTGCAATTTTAGAAGGTGCGAATTTATGTCGGGGGAATCTTCTTTGTGCTACGATCGACCCTAATGCTTTAAAACATACTTTTAAAGAAGGTACTTGTATAGAGGGAATTTTTGACAATTAA
- a CDS encoding TIGR04168 family protein yields MRKTSIKIAVIGDVHENWNDYDSEALEFLAVDLALFVGDFGNESIKVVENIANLTIPKAIILGNHDAWFTATEWGRKKCPYDQTLEDRVQKQLDLLGITHVGYSSLDFPPLELSVVGSRPFTWGGSKWKYSDFYQHRYGVNSFEESTAKIVDGVRKTSFDHIIFIGHNGPFGLGSNPEDTCGRDWNPLGGDYGDPDFQSAIEISRNLGKKVSLVTFGHMHHALRHTKERLRTIVNRDKHDTIYLNAASTPRIQEINGKKVHKFSLVTLNQEKIMKISLISIDETMKIVENQIILESPDF; encoded by the coding sequence ATGAGAAAAACAAGTATAAAAATAGCAGTAATTGGAGATGTCCACGAAAATTGGAATGATTATGATTCTGAAGCATTAGAATTTTTAGCCGTAGATTTAGCTTTATTTGTGGGAGATTTTGGTAATGAATCCATAAAAGTTGTCGAAAATATTGCTAATTTAACTATTCCTAAAGCTATTATTTTAGGTAATCATGACGCATGGTTTACCGCTACAGAATGGGGGAGAAAAAAATGTCCCTACGATCAAACTTTGGAAGATAGGGTACAAAAACAGTTAGACTTATTAGGCATAACTCATGTCGGTTATAGCAGTCTCGATTTTCCTCCTCTGGAATTATCCGTCGTCGGCAGTCGCCCTTTCACTTGGGGAGGTTCAAAATGGAAGTATTCTGACTTTTATCAGCACCGCTATGGAGTGAATAGTTTTGAGGAATCAACAGCAAAAATCGTCGATGGGGTGAGAAAAACCTCTTTTGATCATATCATCTTCATCGGTCATAATGGCCCTTTCGGTTTAGGAAGTAATCCTGAAGATACCTGCGGTAGAGACTGGAATCCTCTCGGTGGCGATTATGGTGATCCTGATTTTCAAAGTGCGATCGAAATTAGTCGTAATTTAGGAAAAAAAGTTTCTTTAGTCACTTTTGGACATATGCACCACGCTTTAAGACATACTAAAGAAAGATTAAGAACGATCGTTAATCGTGATAAGCATGATACAATATATCTGAATGCGGCATCGACTCCTCGTATTCAAGAAATAAACGGCAAAAAAGTTCACAAATTCTCTTTAGTTACCCTAAATCAAGAAAAAATTATGAAAATTAGCCTTATTTCCATCGATGAAACCATGAAAATTGTAGAAAATCAAATTATTCTAGAATCTCCAGACTTCTGA
- a CDS encoding class I SAM-dependent methyltransferase → MLLQPHQRTKLDDSEDTLFYSFPRFVNHVDDHFIRQLTELYRQQLQPNTKILDLMSSWVSHLPPEIEYSHIEGHGMNEEELKRNPRLNHYFIQNLNKNPQFPLEDQDFDGVLCAVSVQYLQYPEAVFSEIARILKPNGVAIFSFSNRMFYQKAISVWRDATDRQRLHLVRSYFQSIADFNEVQIVATQPELPAILQMLGIGGKDPFYAVFARKK, encoded by the coding sequence ATGTTACTACAACCACATCAAAGGACAAAATTAGACGACAGTGAAGATACTTTATTTTATTCCTTTCCCCGTTTTGTCAATCATGTAGATGATCACTTTATTCGACAGTTAACCGAGTTATATCGACAACAGCTACAGCCAAATACGAAAATATTAGATTTAATGAGTAGTTGGGTATCTCATTTACCACCAGAAATAGAATATAGTCATATAGAAGGTCATGGGATGAATGAGGAAGAATTAAAGAGAAATCCCCGTCTAAATCATTACTTTATCCAAAATTTGAATAAAAATCCTCAATTTCCTCTAGAAGATCAAGATTTTGATGGAGTTTTATGTGCCGTATCCGTACAATATTTACAATATCCTGAAGCTGTATTTAGTGAAATTGCTAGAATTTTGAAACCCAATGGAGTCGCTATTTTTAGTTTTTCTAATCGAATGTTTTATCAAAAAGCTATTTCTGTATGGCGAGATGCTACCGATCGACAAAGACTACATTTAGTGAGATCTTATTTTCAATCTATTGCTGATTTTAATGAGGTGCAAATAGTGGCTACTCAACCAGAATTACCAGCTATTTTACAAATGTTAGGAATAGGTGGAAAAGATCCTTTTTATGCTGTTTTTGCCAGAAAAAAATAA
- the topA gene encoding type I DNA topoisomerase encodes MSTLVIVESPTKAKTIRNYLPKDYQVEASMGHIRDLPSSADEIPAEYKQFEWARLGVNIDNNFEPIYVIPKGKNKTVQQLKKALQSADELILATDEDREGESISWHLLQLLKPKVPIKRMVFHEITKDAIQKALSNCRDIDENLVHAQETRRILDRLVGYTLSPLLWKKIAAGLSAGRVQSVAVRLLVQRERERRAFKEANYWDLKALLNYAKTDFEARLTTLKGEKLANGSDFDPKTGKLVKNKKVIVLTEQEATELKARLTGKPWEVTDTEEKATIRKPSPPFTTSTLQQEANRKLGLGAKDTMRIAQSLYENGYITYMRTDSVHLSDQAISAARSCVESMYGKEYLSPKPRQYKTKAKGAQEAHEAIRPAGSTFRIPKETGLRDKELGLYDLIWKRTVACQMADAQLTQISVNIAVEDAIFRSSGKRIDFAGFFRAYVEGSDDPEAALENQEVILPDLKVGDKPNCKQLDVIHHETQPPARYTEASLVKTLETEGVGRPSTYASIIGTIVDRGYAQLRNKALIPTFTAFAVITLLEKNFAELVDTKFTSKMEQSLDDIASGNEKWLPYLDKFYRGEKGLQNQVKVRETEIDPQSAKAIELENLDVTVKIGKFGAYFEANYGDGVVKSSIPADLTPADLEPRQIETLLKQKVEGPPILGNHPETQEPIYLLIGTYGPYVQLGDTPQGKAKKPKTASFPKGVQPENITLDMAVGYLTLPRTLGEHPDTGKPIKTSLGRFGAYVVHDQGTEGKDYRSLKKEDDVLTITLDRALELLAQPKTTKGRRGTTTKQPLKELGLHPDDNEPVNIYQGPYGVYFKHGKTNIKLPEDETLETMNLDKALSLLQDKTPAKKTATKKTTTAKKTTTTRKTTAKKTAQ; translated from the coding sequence ATGTCAACTTTAGTCATCGTTGAATCACCTACCAAAGCAAAAACCATTAGAAATTATCTCCCTAAAGATTATCAGGTAGAGGCATCTATGGGGCATATTCGGGATTTACCTTCTTCTGCTGATGAAATTCCGGCCGAGTATAAACAGTTTGAATGGGCAAGATTAGGAGTTAATATTGACAATAATTTTGAGCCTATTTATGTTATTCCTAAAGGCAAAAATAAAACTGTCCAACAACTAAAAAAAGCCTTACAATCTGCTGATGAATTAATTTTAGCAACGGATGAAGACAGAGAAGGAGAGAGCATTAGTTGGCATTTGTTACAACTATTAAAACCGAAAGTGCCGATTAAACGCATGGTATTCCACGAAATTACTAAAGATGCCATTCAAAAAGCCTTGTCTAATTGTCGTGACATCGATGAAAATTTGGTACACGCCCAAGAAACACGACGTATTCTCGATCGACTGGTAGGTTATACCCTCTCCCCTTTACTTTGGAAAAAAATTGCCGCAGGATTATCCGCCGGTAGAGTTCAATCTGTTGCTGTGCGTTTATTAGTACAGAGAGAAAGAGAAAGAAGAGCTTTTAAAGAGGCCAATTATTGGGATTTAAAAGCATTATTAAATTATGCCAAAACAGACTTTGAAGCAAGATTAACAACTCTCAAAGGAGAAAAACTAGCAAATGGTAGTGATTTTGATCCCAAGACAGGTAAGTTAGTTAAAAATAAAAAAGTAATTGTACTAACAGAACAAGAAGCTACAGAATTAAAAGCTCGTTTGACGGGGAAGCCCTGGGAAGTGACGGATACAGAAGAAAAAGCCACCATTCGTAAACCGTCTCCTCCTTTCACAACTTCTACTCTACAACAAGAAGCGAATAGAAAATTAGGCTTGGGTGCAAAAGACACCATGCGTATCGCTCAAAGTCTCTATGAAAATGGTTATATTACTTACATGAGAACAGATTCAGTACATCTGTCTGATCAAGCTATTTCCGCCGCCCGTAGTTGTGTTGAATCCATGTATGGAAAGGAGTATTTAAGTCCCAAACCAAGGCAGTATAAAACAAAAGCTAAAGGAGCACAGGAAGCCCATGAAGCTATTCGCCCGGCTGGTAGTACTTTTCGCATTCCCAAGGAAACTGGATTAAGAGATAAAGAGTTAGGATTATATGATTTAATTTGGAAGCGTACCGTAGCCTGTCAGATGGCGGATGCTCAATTGACGCAAATTTCCGTAAATATCGCCGTAGAAGATGCCATTTTTCGATCGTCGGGTAAAAGAATCGATTTTGCGGGGTTTTTCCGTGCTTATGTAGAAGGTTCGGACGATCCTGAGGCCGCTTTAGAAAATCAAGAAGTTATCTTACCAGATTTGAAGGTAGGAGACAAGCCCAACTGCAAACAATTGGATGTGATTCACCACGAAACCCAACCTCCGGCTCGTTATACAGAGGCATCTTTAGTGAAAACTTTGGAAACAGAAGGAGTCGGCAGACCTAGTACTTATGCTAGTATTATTGGTACGATCGTCGATCGAGGTTATGCACAGTTACGCAATAAGGCATTGATACCGACTTTTACTGCCTTTGCCGTCATTACCTTACTAGAAAAGAATTTTGCCGAATTAGTCGATACTAAATTTACCTCAAAAATGGAGCAAAGTCTCGATGACATCGCTTCGGGTAATGAAAAATGGTTGCCCTATCTCGATAAATTTTATCGGGGGGAAAAAGGCTTACAAAATCAGGTGAAAGTGAGGGAAACAGAAATTGATCCCCAAAGCGCAAAAGCGATAGAATTAGAAAATCTTGACGTTACGGTGAAAATAGGCAAGTTTGGTGCTTATTTTGAAGCAAATTACGGCGATGGTGTCGTAAAATCTTCTATTCCTGCAGATTTAACTCCTGCGGATCTTGAGCCACGACAAATTGAAACTTTGTTAAAACAAAAAGTTGAAGGGCCGCCAATTTTAGGTAATCATCCTGAAACCCAAGAGCCTATATATTTGTTGATTGGAACTTATGGCCCTTATGTACAATTAGGTGATACACCTCAAGGCAAAGCCAAAAAACCGAAAACAGCTTCTTTCCCTAAAGGTGTTCAACCAGAAAACATCACCCTAGATATGGCGGTGGGATATTTAACTCTCCCTCGTACTTTAGGAGAACATCCAGATACAGGAAAGCCCATTAAAACCAGTTTAGGCCGTTTTGGTGCTTATGTGGTTCATGATCAAGGTACAGAAGGGAAAGATTATCGATCGTTGAAAAAAGAAGATGATGTCTTGACAATTACCCTCGATCGTGCATTGGAATTATTGGCACAACCGAAAACAACAAAAGGAAGACGAGGTACAACCACCAAACAACCTTTAAAAGAATTAGGACTACATCCTGATGATAATGAACCAGTAAACATTTATCAAGGGCCTTATGGAGTATATTTTAAACACGGTAAGACTAATATTAAATTGCCCGAAGATGAGACGCTGGAAACCATGAATTTAGATAAGGCTTTATCGCTTTTACAAGATAAAACTCCCGCAAAAAAAACAGCAACTAAAAAGACAACCACAGCGAAAAAAACCACTACTACCAGAAAAACTACTGCAAAAAAGACAGCACAATAA
- a CDS encoding response regulator transcription factor encodes MNSGKTSESTTLSERELEILELVATGLTNNDIAEKLEISKRTVDNHISNILTKTKTDNRVELVRWALQWGKICLDEVNCCILPNVVDK; translated from the coding sequence ATGAATAGTGGCAAAACATCAGAATCCACTACTCTTTCAGAAAGAGAATTAGAAATATTAGAATTAGTAGCAACAGGTTTAACTAATAATGATATTGCAGAAAAATTAGAAATTAGTAAAAGAACAGTTGATAATCATATTAGTAATATTTTAACAAAGACAAAAACCGATAATCGTGTGGAATTAGTTCGTTGGGCGTTACAATGGGGTAAAATTTGTCTTGACGAAGTTAATTGTTGTATCTTGCCGAATGTTGTCGATAAATAA
- the miaA gene encoding tRNA (adenosine(37)-N6)-dimethylallyltransferase MiaA has product MKKGLIVICGATASGKSSLGLKLAQRLNTFIISADSRQVYQEFDIGTAKPTIEEQNLVHHYLIDICHPTETLTLADYQEKAQTIINSTSSIPLLVGGTGLYINSITKGLKIPRVAPCSLLRSQLESYSQPERYSFLQQIDSKSCEKIHFNDEIRTIRALEVYYVTGKPISEQQGENPPSYPVLLIGLHCDRDAIEERIKQRTKIMIEQGLVRETENLIRKYGLDLPLLNTLGYAEIKQYLTGEINLNQAEELIVIHTRQFAKRQRTWFNANKKIKWFNPDSSSLLEEVWEIINNNQFIK; this is encoded by the coding sequence ATGAAAAAGGGTTTAATCGTTATTTGTGGAGCAACCGCTAGTGGTAAGTCTTCTTTGGGACTAAAATTAGCTCAGAGATTAAATACTTTTATTATTAGTGCAGATTCTCGTCAAGTCTATCAAGAGTTTGATATTGGCACGGCAAAACCTACTATTGAAGAACAAAATTTAGTGCATCATTATTTGATTGATATTTGTCACCCTACAGAGACTTTAACCTTAGCAGATTATCAGGAAAAAGCACAGACTATCATTAATTCGACATCCTCCATTCCTTTGTTAGTAGGAGGCACAGGATTATATATCAATTCTATTACTAAAGGTTTAAAAATTCCTAGAGTTGCACCCTGTTCGTTATTACGATCGCAGTTAGAAAGTTACAGTCAGCCAGAAAGATATAGTTTTTTACAACAAATAGATAGCAAATCCTGTGAAAAAATCCATTTTAATGATGAAATCAGAACTATTAGGGCATTAGAAGTTTATTATGTCACGGGAAAGCCTATTTCCGAACAACAAGGAGAAAATCCACCTTCATATCCTGTTTTACTCATCGGTTTACACTGCGATCGAGATGCTATTGAGGAAAGAATTAAACAACGGACAAAAATAATGATAGAACAAGGTTTAGTAAGGGAAACAGAAAATTTAATCAGAAAATATGGACTAGATTTACCCTTATTAAATACTTTGGGATATGCAGAAATTAAGCAATATTTGACGGGAGAAATTAACTTAAATCAAGCAGAAGAATTAATTGTGATCCATACTCGACAATTTGCTAAAAGACAACGTACTTGGTTTAATGCTAATAAAAAAATTAAATGGTTTAATCCCGATTCTTCTTCGTTATTAGAAGAAGTTTGGGAAATAATTAATAACAATCAATTTATCAAATAA
- the psaK gene encoding photosystem I reaction center subunit PsaK produces the protein MLFLNTLFATVPTTLEWSPTVGLTMIICNIIAIAFAKFTVKYPSADPQLPSGEFFGGFGLPGLLATTSFGHLLGAGVILGLSNLGAL, from the coding sequence ATGTTATTTCTCAATACTTTATTTGCTACTGTTCCTACCACTCTCGAATGGAGTCCCACCGTTGGTTTAACCATGATCATCTGTAACATTATTGCGATCGCTTTTGCTAAGTTTACTGTAAAATATCCTAGTGCTGATCCTCAATTACCTAGTGGTGAGTTTTTTGGTGGATTTGGATTGCCCGGATTATTAGCTACCACCAGTTTTGGACATTTATTGGGTGCAGGAGTTATTCTCGGATTATCTAACTTAGGCGCTTTATAA